Proteins encoded within one genomic window of Polypterus senegalus isolate Bchr_013 chromosome 6, ASM1683550v1, whole genome shotgun sequence:
- the fndc10 gene encoding fibronectin type III domain-containing protein 10: MSASLHCLLLLATVCREWALVSSFAGACSSESGRTRNSEPRRQRRSDVDGPLATCAYKLLHTGTSGGLCFRTPERGFRCQEKLCTRYRSAGRGTLVANVLKNGSALLQWRFPAISGLRGFQLGCWWNGTHTQFQCDSVWLGAGCSDYLLADVHDSVRYRICLRPLYAANASNGGPGDCVDFSAEPAGMRDIVIAMTAVGGSICVMLVIICLLVAYITENLMHPAFKGGGPLRASASTQTDRRARLALVVREEPDSELHKAGML, from the coding sequence ATGTCCGCCTCGCTACACTGCCTCCTGCTCCTCGCCACTGTGTGCCGGGAATGGGCACTGGTCTCCTCCTTTGCGGGGGCCTGCAGCTCGGAGAGCGGCCGGACGCGCAATTCGGAGCCGCGGCGGCAGCGACGGAGTGATGTGGACGGTCCTCTCGCAACCTGCGCTTACAAGCTCCTGCATACCGGCACTAGTGGCGGCCTTTGCTTTCGGACCCCAGAGCGCGGCTTCCGATGCCAGGAAAAGCTCTGTACCAGGTATCGCTCAGCAGGACGCGGCACGCTTGTAGCCAACGTGCTAAAGAACGGCAGTGCACTTCTGCAGTGGCGGTTCCCGGCGATTTCAGGGCTGCGAGGTTTTCAGCTGGGCTGTTGGTGGAACGGCACACATACACAGTTCCAGTGCGACAGCGTGTGGTTGGGCGCAGGGTGCTCCGATTACCTGCTTGCAGACGTGCACGATAGCGTGCGTTATCGTATCTGCCTACGGCCGCTGTACGCCGCGAACGCCAGCAACGGCGGACCCGGAGACTGCGTGGACTTCAGCGCCGAACCAGCTGGCATGCGGGATATCGTCATCGCCATGACGGCGGTGGGGGGCTCCATCTGCGTCATGTTGGTGATCATTTGCCTGTTGGTGGCTTACATCACGGAAAATCTTATGCATCCTGCATTCAAAGGTGGAGGCCCGCTGCGGGCAAGTGCCAGCACCCAGACGGACAGACGTGCAAGGCTGGCGCTGGTTGTGCGGGAGGAGCCAGACAGTGAACTGCACAAGGCGGGCATGCTGTAG